The following DNA comes from Nitrogeniibacter aestuarii.
CAAAAAGGGGCTGGCCGCGCTTGACGCGATCGCCCTCTGCGACGCGCATGGTGGGCTTCAGGTCGATGTAATCGGCACCGACCACTGCCACATGCTGTACCGGCGGCGCATCGTAGATGCGTTGCTCCGGCACCCCGGTGATGGGGAGGTCCAAGCCTTTCTTGAGCTTGAATTGCATGGAGAGTGACCTATCGAGGAAATGAGCGATGGACGTGGCGGTACCCTCTGTGTCTCCGCTCACGCCCCTGAATGCAAAACCCTTCGAGTCTACTTGCTGCGCCGCAATAGATCCATACGGTTGATTACTTACTTATTGAAATAGCCGTTTGAATCATGGGTTTGCAGTTGCTGTGACGGTATACGTGACACAGCTTTCAGGAGCCTTACAACTCGAAAGACCATTTTTATATCATGGTTATGTCGCAGTGCAAGCATTGCCTCGGCCGAGCGAAAAGAAAAGCGCCCGGCGGACCGGGCGTTTTCTGGGCGGGCAATGTCGCCGGATCAATTCTTGGTTTGTTGAGCCTTGCGCGCTTCCACCTCGACGCTGCGCAGTTGCGCGGCCACCTTGTCGAGCACGCCGTTCACAAAGCGATGCCCGTCGGTGCCGCCGTAGCTCTTGGTGAGTTCGATGGCTTCGTTGATGACCACCTTGTAGGGCACCTCGATGTGGTTTTTCAGCTCATAGGTGGCGAGAGTAAGCACGGCGCGTTCGATGGGCGACAGTTCCGCGACGGTGCGATCCACGAACGGGGCGAATTCGGCCTCGAGTTCGGACGGTGCTTCGAGCGCACCGCGCATGAGGGCCTTGAACAGCTCGGCATCGGCCTTGTCGAAACCCTCGGCCTGCTGCACCTGGTCTTCGATCTGCGGCACGCTGTTGCCGGAGATCAGCCACTGATAGACGCCTTGCAGGGCGAACTCGCGCGAACGGCGGCGGGCCGACTTGCTGCTCATCGGTCGTTCACCGCGCGCAGCAGGTGCACCATCTCGACGGCGGTCCGGGCGCAGTCGGTGCCTTTCTCGTGCATGCGGGCCAGGGCCTGGTCGTCGTCCTCGGTGGTCAGCACGCCGTTGGCGATGGGCATGCCGGTGTCGAGGCCCACTTCATTGATGCCCGAGGCCATCTCGTTGGAGACGATCTCGAAGTGGTAGGTCTCGCCGCGGATGACCGCGCCCAGGGCCACGAGTGCGTCGTAGTCGCCGGTCTCGGCCATGTTCTGCAGCACCAGCGGGATTTCCAGCGCGCCGGGCACGGTGGTGATGAGCATGTCGCTGCGGGTGACGCCCAGACGCTCGAGCTCGGCCACGCAGGCCGACAGCAGGCCTTCGCACACGTCCTGGTTGAAGCGGCTCATGCAGATGCCGATCTTGAGGCCCTTGCCGTCGAGGTTGGGTTCGATTTCGGGGATGTTGTCGAAACGGGGCATTGTCGTGTCCGTTGAAAGTCAGGGTTCGGATTGATCGGTGCCGTCTTCATCGACGTAACCGGTCACTTCCAGACCGAAACCGGCCATGGAAGGAATCTTGCGGGCGCGGGCCAGCAGCTTCATCTTGCCGACCTTGAGGTCGCGCAGGATCTGGGCGCCGATGCCGAACAGGCGCGGATCCCACTTGACGGCCGGGCGCGGCAGGTCCGGGTCGTCGGTCAGCTGCGCGAGCAGGTCGCGGCCGGTGTGCGGGCGGTAGAGCATGATGAGCACGCCACGGCCCGCCTCGGCAATGCTCTTGAGCGCGCTGTCCACCGGAAAACTGTGGCGGCCGCTGCTGGTATCGAGAAAGTCGATGACGGTGATCGGCTCATGTACACGCACCAGGGTTTCGACCTCCTGCGTGATTTCGCCGCGGGCCATGGCCAGGTGCACGTCGCCCGAGGTCTTGTCCTCGAAGGCGCACAGGCGGAAGGGGCCGTGGGCGGTCTCGACGGTCTTCTCGGCCACGCGTTCGATCAGGCTCTCGGTAGCGGCGCGGTACTCGATCAGATCGCGGATGGCGCCGATCTTGAGGCCGTGTTCCTTCGCGAAGGTGATCAGATCCGGCATGCGCGCCATGGTGCCGTCGTCATTCATGATCTCGCAGATCACCGAGGCCGGCTCCAGCCCGGCCATGCCGGCCAGGTCGCAGCCCGCTTCGGTGTGCCCGGCGCGGATCAGCACACCGCCGGGGCGCGCCATGATCGGGAAGATATGCCCCGGCTGGACGATGTCGTTCGGCTTGGCGGCGCGGGCCACGGCGGCCTGGATGGTGCGCGCGCGGTCGCCGGCCGAAATGCCGGTGGTCACGCCCTCGGCCGCCTCGATGGAGACGGTGAAGGCAGTGCCGAAGGACGAGCCGTTGCTGCGCGCCATGAGGTTCAGGCCCAGCTGCTGGCAACGCTGCTCGGTAAGCGTCAGGCAGATCAGGCCACGGCCGTACTTGGCCATGAAGTTGATCGCCTCAGGCGTGACATGCTCGGCGGCGAGCACCAGGTCGCCCTCGTTTTCGCGGTCTTCTTCATCCACCAGCACGACCATGCGGCCGGCGCGGATGTCTTCGATGATGTCGGTAATGGGCGCAAGAGCGCTCACGATGTTCTCCCGTACCCCAGCGGGGTGTTCTTTTGAGCCGGACCGCTACGCGATCAGGCCTTGTTGGCTTGTGCTTCTTCCTGCTTCCAGGCGGTCATGCGCTCAACGTAGCGCGCAATGATGTCAATCTCCAGATTGACTTGCGCTCCGGGCTTGAGATGCTTGAAAGTGGTCACTTCCACCGTGTGCGGAATCAGGTTGATCGAAAAATCGGTGCTCTCGACCGTGTTGACGGTCAGGCTCACGCCATCGACCGTGATCGAGCCCTTGCGCGCGATGTAGCCGGCAATGCTGCGCGGCGCGCGGATCACCAGCTCGTGGCTCTCGCCGATGGGGGCAAACTTGAGCACTTCGCCCACGCCATCCACATGGCCGGTGACAATGTGCCCGCCGAGGCGATCGTCGACCCGCAGCGCTTTTTCCAGGTTCACCTCGCCGCCTTCGACGTCGAGGCCGGCAGTGCAGTTGAGCGTCTCGCGGGAGACATCGAAACAGGCCTTGGCGCCATCCATGGCGACCACGGTCAGGCACACGCCGTTATTGGCAATACTGTCGCCAATGGCGACGTCGCCCAGGCCGAGTGCGCCGGTGTCGACCTTCAGTCGAACGCCGTCTTCAAGGGGAGTGATCGATTCGATCCGGCCGGTGCCGGCGACGATGCCTGAGAACATGGCAGGTCCAGGGGCGGTGCAAGAAAAGAGCCTTGTATTCTAAGCCAATTCGGTCCTGCACGCTGCATTGCGGTGCAGGACCGGAGATCATCAGCTGGGTGCGTGCAGACCGACGCGATTGCCTTCGGTGTCGATGATCAGGGCGATGTCACCGACCTCGTCACTGACCCGGGTGATCGGCATGTCGATCCGCCCGCCCGCCGACTCGACCCGGCCGAGCATGGCCGCCAGGTCGCCACCGGCGTCCAGATAGATCATCGTGCCATGGTTGGCCGGTGACATCTGCTCGTGCTGGAAAAGGCAACCGCCGACCGCGCCGTTCTCATGCGGCAGAACGGCCATCTGGCCGCCACAACTGGGGGTGGTTTCCAGCTCGGTCGCCAGCAGGCTGCTGTAGAAGCGGCACGCGCGGGTCATGTCGGTGACCGGAATCTCGAACCAGTTAAGTGCGTTTTTCATGGGTGTGTGTCCATGTAGTGGAAGGAGCCCCTACTGTGCGCGTGTCATACTGACAGCATGGTGTCAGGAGAGTCCGGGCATCATGCGACGCGTCTTGCCAAGGAGTCTCACCCCATGCGCCGTGCCGACCGCCTGTTTCGAATCGTGACGCTCCTGGGCGGCGCGCGCATCATGACCGCGCGGCGACTGGCCGAACTGCTGGAGGTCTCCGAGCGCACCATCTACCGGGATGTCGCCGACCTGATCAGCTCGGGAACTCCCATCGACGGGGAGGCGGGGGTCGGCTACCGGTTGCGCCGCGAATATCGCCTGCCGCCCATGCAGTTTTCGCCGGACGAGTTGACTGCGTTGGCCACGGGCTTGCGTATGGTGGGCGGCTGGACCGATCCGGTGCTCGGCCGTGCCGCCGAGCTGGCGCTGGCGCGCATCGAGGCGGTGCTGCCGAACGGGCGCATATCGCTGCGCGACGCGCCGGTGTACGCACCGGGCTTTCATGTACCGGCGGCCATGGTGGCGCCGTTGCAGACCCTGCGCACCGCGATCGACGGGCGGCACAAGATCGAGGTCACCTACGGTCGCGCCGATGGCGAGCTCAGTGAGCGCCTGCTGTGGCCACTCGGTCTGGTGTTCTGGGGGCAAAGCTGGACGCTGGCCGCGTGGTGCGAAATGCGCGATGCGTTTCGCACCTTCCGTCTCGATCGCTTCCAGTCATTGCACATGCTCGAGACGCGTTATCCGAACCAGCGCGGCCGGCAGCTCAACGACTACATCCAGGCAGCGGAGTCCGACCCCGATCGTTGCAGTCCCTGATCGCGGCGTCGGCCGCGTCCTGGGTTAGCGCCGCAAGACGGCGTCGAGCTGGGTGGCGAACGCTTCCGCCGGCATGTAGCCGACCACGCGGCGGCCATTGATTTCCTCGCCACCGGGGCGGAAGAAGATGATGCCCGGCGGGCCGAACAGGTCGAAGCGCTTGAGCAGGGCCTGGTCGTCTTCGTTATTGGCGGTCACGTCGGCCTTGAGCAGCAGCATCTGGTTCATGCGCGCCTGCACCGTAGGGTCAGAGAACGTGAAGCGTTCCATCTCCTTGCAGGAGACGCACCA
Coding sequences within:
- the nusB gene encoding transcription antitermination factor NusB yields the protein MSSKSARRRSREFALQGVYQWLISGNSVPQIEDQVQQAEGFDKADAELFKALMRGALEAPSELEAEFAPFVDRTVAELSPIERAVLTLATYELKNHIEVPYKVVINEAIELTKSYGGTDGHRFVNGVLDKVAAQLRSVEVEARKAQQTKN
- a CDS encoding riboflavin synthase; protein product: MFSGIVAGTGRIESITPLEDGVRLKVDTGALGLGDVAIGDSIANNGVCLTVVAMDGAKACFDVSRETLNCTAGLDVEGGEVNLEKALRVDDRLGGHIVTGHVDGVGEVLKFAPIGESHELVIRAPRSIAGYIARKGSITVDGVSLTVNTVESTDFSINLIPHTVEVTTFKHLKPGAQVNLEIDIIARYVERMTAWKQEEAQANKA
- a CDS encoding helix-turn-helix transcriptional regulator translates to MRRADRLFRIVTLLGGARIMTARRLAELLEVSERTIYRDVADLISSGTPIDGEAGVGYRLRREYRLPPMQFSPDELTALATGLRMVGGWTDPVLGRAAELALARIEAVLPNGRISLRDAPVYAPGFHVPAAMVAPLQTLRTAIDGRHKIEVTYGRADGELSERLLWPLGLVFWGQSWTLAAWCEMRDAFRTFRLDRFQSLHMLETRYPNQRGRQLNDYIQAAESDPDRCSP
- the ribH gene encoding 6,7-dimethyl-8-ribityllumazine synthase; amino-acid sequence: MPRFDNIPEIEPNLDGKGLKIGICMSRFNQDVCEGLLSACVAELERLGVTRSDMLITTVPGALEIPLVLQNMAETGDYDALVALGAVIRGETYHFEIVSNEMASGINEVGLDTGMPIANGVLTTEDDDQALARMHEKGTDCARTAVEMVHLLRAVNDR
- the ribBA gene encoding bifunctional 3,4-dihydroxy-2-butanone-4-phosphate synthase/GTP cyclohydrolase II; translation: MSALAPITDIIEDIRAGRMVVLVDEEDRENEGDLVLAAEHVTPEAINFMAKYGRGLICLTLTEQRCQQLGLNLMARSNGSSFGTAFTVSIEAAEGVTTGISAGDRARTIQAAVARAAKPNDIVQPGHIFPIMARPGGVLIRAGHTEAGCDLAGMAGLEPASVICEIMNDDGTMARMPDLITFAKEHGLKIGAIRDLIEYRAATESLIERVAEKTVETAHGPFRLCAFEDKTSGDVHLAMARGEITQEVETLVRVHEPITVIDFLDTSSGRHSFPVDSALKSIAEAGRGVLIMLYRPHTGRDLLAQLTDDPDLPRPAVKWDPRLFGIGAQILRDLKVGKMKLLARARKIPSMAGFGLEVTGYVDEDGTDQSEP
- a CDS encoding VOC family protein, encoding MKNALNWFEIPVTDMTRACRFYSSLLATELETTPSCGGQMAVLPHENGAVGGCLFQHEQMSPANHGTMIYLDAGGDLAAMLGRVESAGGRIDMPITRVSDEVGDIALIIDTEGNRVGLHAPS